A genomic stretch from Bosea sp. F3-2 includes:
- a CDS encoding adenylate/guanylate cyclase domain-containing protein: protein MNRPQAAGTQRTGMARSGMGASMDQVSSWSRDIRLVSGLILLTFATTHFLNHAVGIFGVDAMERVQDWRYNVWHSQIGTIVLYGALVIHPVFALLRVVQRRTFKMPLREMLQIALGLAIPLLLVDHIVSTRVVGHYFGVDETYHAVLRRLWPDRALLQSLLLLLVWTHGIIGIHFVLRSRDAYRYWRDPFLLVSILIPLLALIGFTVAAREAGHMALPPELVSDAQRAMFDRDVMWAKGAFYGLVGAFVLFVGIREVRVRTRRQITVRFVGHGTRRVAPGPTVLEMFRRFGIPHAALCGGRARCATCRVLVMDGIDKLPSPGPNEAKLLRRISAPEGVRLACQIRPHDDLQVQILLASRLNVAGARTLQPDDAINKRGLTVMVADLRAFSALSERQLPRELIGLLNRFFDEMGQAITAHDGRIDAFYGDGFMAVFGLEGSQARGAQAAISAAADIVRAVEALNREFGAALPLPLRIGIGIHTGDAITGAVENDNLGRREITVGETVMIASQLEAATRRVLADVVVSEDTIRTTGRSYAGTVPLKIAIKGREKPLTAYGFASAPEIARRKRDDAAMAARPMPAAAPEEASGEAAEPAVESASGTEEANRRD, encoded by the coding sequence ATGAATCGGCCACAAGCCGCCGGCACGCAGCGCACGGGGATGGCGCGTAGCGGTATGGGCGCGAGCATGGATCAGGTGTCGTCCTGGAGCCGCGACATTCGTCTCGTCTCGGGCCTGATCCTGCTGACCTTCGCGACGACGCATTTCCTCAACCATGCCGTCGGCATCTTCGGGGTCGATGCCATGGAGCGCGTCCAGGACTGGCGCTACAATGTCTGGCATTCCCAGATCGGGACGATCGTGCTCTACGGCGCGCTCGTCATCCATCCGGTGTTCGCGTTGCTGCGCGTGGTCCAGCGGCGCACCTTCAAGATGCCGCTGCGCGAGATGCTGCAGATCGCATTGGGCCTCGCGATTCCGCTTCTGCTCGTCGATCACATCGTCAGCACGCGCGTGGTGGGGCATTATTTCGGCGTCGACGAGACCTATCATGCCGTGCTGCGGAGGCTGTGGCCGGACCGTGCCCTGCTGCAGTCGCTGCTGCTGCTGCTGGTTTGGACGCATGGCATCATCGGTATCCATTTCGTGCTGCGCTCGCGCGATGCCTACCGCTATTGGCGCGATCCGTTCCTGCTCGTCTCGATCCTGATCCCGCTGCTTGCGCTCATCGGCTTCACGGTCGCTGCGCGCGAGGCCGGGCACATGGCGCTGCCGCCGGAGCTCGTCAGCGATGCGCAGCGGGCGATGTTCGATCGGGACGTGATGTGGGCGAAGGGCGCGTTCTACGGGCTGGTCGGCGCCTTCGTTCTGTTCGTCGGCATCCGGGAGGTCCGGGTCCGGACCCGGCGTCAGATCACGGTACGCTTCGTCGGCCACGGCACGCGCCGCGTGGCGCCGGGGCCGACGGTGCTCGAGATGTTCCGACGCTTCGGCATTCCGCACGCAGCGCTCTGCGGCGGGCGGGCGCGCTGCGCCACTTGCCGCGTGCTGGTGATGGACGGCATCGACAAGCTGCCATCACCGGGGCCGAACGAGGCCAAATTGCTGCGGCGCATTTCTGCGCCTGAAGGTGTCCGGCTCGCCTGCCAGATCAGGCCGCATGACGACCTGCAAGTACAGATCCTGCTCGCCTCGCGCCTGAACGTCGCCGGGGCGCGCACGCTGCAGCCCGATGATGCCATCAACAAGCGCGGCCTGACGGTGATGGTCGCCGATCTGCGCGCCTTCTCGGCGCTCTCGGAGCGGCAGCTGCCGCGCGAGTTGATCGGCCTGCTCAACCGCTTCTTCGACGAGATGGGCCAGGCGATCACGGCCCATGACGGGCGCATCGACGCCTTCTACGGCGATGGATTCATGGCCGTGTTCGGCCTCGAAGGCTCGCAGGCGCGCGGGGCGCAGGCGGCAATCAGCGCCGCGGCCGACATCGTCCGGGCGGTCGAGGCGCTCAACCGCGAGTTCGGAGCGGCGCTGCCTCTGCCGCTCAGGATCGGGATCGGTATCCATACCGGCGATGCCATCACCGGCGCCGTCGAGAACGACAATCTCGGCCGGCGCGAGATTACGGTCGGCGAAACAGTGATGATCGCGAGCCAGCTCGAAGCGGCGACGCGCCGGGTGCTGGCCGATGTCGTGGTCTCGGAAGACACGATTCGCACGACTGGCCGCAGCTATGCCGGAACGGTGCCGCTCAAGATTGCGATCAAGGGGCGCGAGAAGCCGCTCACGGCCTATGGCTTCGCAAGTGCGCCGGAAATTGCCCGCCGCAAGCGCGATGATGCCGCAATGGCGGCGAGGCCGATGCCGGCTGCTGCGCCGGAGGAAGCATCGGGCGAGGCGGCCGAGCCCGCGGTGGAATCGGCATCCGGGACGGAAGAGGCGAACCGGCGCGATTGA
- a CDS encoding class I SAM-dependent methyltransferase, which yields MTPEPPCEAFHDLLRGMAALSGNRIVADVARLYGKGAPPDLSIACNHKQIASKQWLVEALAGACPKPSGPVWVLGAWYGVLGAMLLDDARLAIEEVVSLDVDPTCAPTAEILNHRHVAAGRFRALTADMMTLDFAAQSPKPGLVINTSCEHLDDVPGWIARLPAGLPLVLQSNDYYREPDHRSCVPSLDAFREQAGFAEVWFAGARPTKNYTRFMLIGRR from the coding sequence ATGACGCCTGAACCGCCTTGCGAGGCCTTCCACGACCTGCTCCGCGGCATGGCGGCACTGTCCGGCAACCGCATCGTCGCCGATGTCGCGCGCCTCTACGGCAAGGGCGCGCCGCCCGATCTGTCGATCGCCTGCAACCACAAGCAGATCGCTTCCAAGCAGTGGCTTGTCGAGGCGCTCGCCGGGGCCTGCCCGAAACCGTCTGGCCCCGTTTGGGTTCTCGGCGCGTGGTATGGTGTGCTCGGTGCGATGCTGCTCGACGATGCGCGGCTTGCCATCGAGGAGGTTGTGAGCCTCGATGTCGATCCAACCTGCGCGCCGACCGCCGAGATCCTGAACCATCGCCATGTCGCTGCCGGGCGCTTCCGGGCGCTGACGGCGGACATGATGACGCTCGATTTCGCGGCTCAGTCGCCCAAGCCCGGGCTCGTCATCAATACGAGCTGCGAGCATCTCGACGACGTGCCGGGCTGGATTGCGCGTTTGCCGGCCGGCTTGCCGCTCGTGCTGCAATCCAACGACTATTACCGCGAGCCCGATCATCGCAGCTGCGTGCCCTCGCTCGATGCCTTCCGCGAGCAGGCGGGGTTCGCCGAGGTCTGGTTCGCCGGGGCGCGGCCGACAAAGAACTATACGCGCTTCATGCTGATCGGCCGGCGATGA
- a CDS encoding glycosyltransferase family 4 protein, translated as MTTGTVPRIAVAMKGYPRLSETFIAQELLGLQQRGLALEIWSLRHPTDGAKHLMHHQITAPVRYLPEYLHDEPGRVARGVLGALAQPGFRKLISIFLRDLARDRTRNRLRRFGQACVMACELPADIRHLHVHYLHTPASVIRYAALLRGLSWSFSAHAKDIWTTPDWEKREKIADAVWGVTCTQDGFRELERLSDQPDKVELVYHGLDLARFPPPAPRSGRDGSDSADPVRFVTIGRAVAKKGFDDLLDALAKLPAELHWRLTHIGGGEMLKALQEKARALGLGDKVVWAGPKAQDEVIAALRAADLFVLPSKQAGNGDRDGLPNVVMEAASQALPIVATDFAGIPEFVRHGVEGLLVQSGDVEGLAGALAELARAPQQRGQLGYRALARLTGSFSAAAGLDGIAAKLLACSEELG; from the coding sequence ATGACGACAGGCACGGTGCCGCGTATCGCGGTGGCGATGAAGGGCTATCCGCGGCTGTCGGAGACCTTCATCGCACAAGAACTGCTGGGGTTGCAGCAGCGCGGCCTCGCCCTCGAGATCTGGTCGCTCCGGCATCCGACCGACGGCGCCAAGCATCTGATGCACCATCAGATCACGGCGCCGGTGCGCTACCTGCCGGAATATCTGCACGACGAGCCCGGGCGCGTCGCGCGCGGCGTGCTCGGCGCCCTCGCGCAGCCCGGTTTTCGCAAGCTCATTTCGATCTTCCTGCGCGATCTCGCCCGGGACAGGACGCGCAACCGCCTGCGCCGCTTCGGCCAGGCCTGCGTGATGGCGTGCGAGCTGCCGGCCGATATCCGGCATCTGCATGTGCACTACCTGCACACGCCGGCTTCCGTGATCCGCTACGCGGCCCTGCTGCGCGGCCTGAGCTGGTCCTTCTCCGCCCATGCCAAGGATATCTGGACGACGCCCGACTGGGAGAAGCGCGAGAAGATCGCCGATGCCGTCTGGGGCGTGACCTGCACCCAGGACGGCTTCCGCGAGCTTGAGCGGCTGTCCGACCAGCCGGACAAGGTTGAGCTGGTCTATCACGGGCTCGATCTCGCGCGCTTTCCGCCGCCGGCGCCACGCTCCGGCCGCGACGGTTCCGATTCCGCCGATCCCGTGCGCTTCGTCACGATCGGGCGAGCGGTGGCGAAGAAGGGTTTTGACGATCTCCTCGACGCGTTGGCGAAACTGCCCGCCGAGCTGCATTGGCGGCTGACCCATATCGGCGGCGGCGAGATGCTGAAGGCGCTGCAGGAGAAGGCGCGTGCGCTCGGCCTCGGCGACAAGGTCGTCTGGGCCGGGCCGAAGGCGCAGGACGAGGTCATCGCCGCCTTGCGCGCCGCCGACCTTTTCGTCCTGCCCTCGAAGCAGGCAGGCAATGGCGATCGCGATGGCCTGCCCAATGTCGTGATGGAGGCGGCGAGCCAGGCCCTGCCGATCGTCGCGACCGATTTCGCCGGGATCCCGGAATTCGTTCGACATGGCGTCGAGGGGCTTCTGGTGCAGTCCGGCGATGTCGAGGGGCTCGCCGGTGCGTTGGCGGAGCTCGCCCGCGCGCCGCAGCAGCGGGGACAGCTGGGTTATCGCGCGCTGGCGCGGCTGACCGGCTCCTTCTCGGCCGCGGCCGGGCTCGATGGCATCGCTGCGAAGCTGCTTGCTTGCAGTGAAGAGCTGGGATGA